The sequence below is a genomic window from Budorcas taxicolor isolate Tak-1 chromosome 4, Takin1.1, whole genome shotgun sequence.
GGAAATGAAACGGTGCCAAGTCGTTTCTCACCGGAGTCTCCCAACAAAGCTCATTTAAAACTTCATATCAACTCCCTGGAGCCAGGAGACTCTGCCGTGTATTTCTGTGCCAGCAGCTGAGACACAGCCCTGCAGAGTCACTGCTGGCTTGTGCACAAAGCCCCTGGCCTAGGCAGGAAACCTGTGGGACGATGCGTTCACCCAACTCCAGGCTCCCCGGGAGTTTCCATCTGCAGGGCAGCCTGGAGCACGCCGCACCGTGCAGTTCTACAATAAGACACACAGAAGCCTTGCAGAATTGCACTTCTCAGCTGGAGCAGAGAAGCGGAATTAAATTCTCTAGAACACTCAGGACTCCACAAGCAATAAAGGACCCTGCCCCATGCCCTGAAGACCTTAACTGAGGGGAGAAGCCATTCCTTGCGCTCCTCTTCTGCACATATCGCAGAGCGCATTGTTCTGACTGAAAACACACCGTTCGCAGAGAAAGCTTGATGAGTAGAAGTCGAAAGGAAGAGGAGGTGAAGATAAAAGTTTCTAAGACCAAAAGGAAATTCAGATTATCAGTGAGTTCACTGTTTAATGGAAAAAAGGTTCGGAGAAGCAGGAAAGTCCATGGTGACAGGGGTACAGTCAGGCCACttaagatggctgttctcttgttcCCTGAACAGCCTCTGCTTGGCCAGGCCGTGCTCCACTCACACGACTCTCCAATCCTCCTAATTACAGTGCTTGGTCCCTGTAACTGACGTGCCCACCTGACATCAGTTCCCCCATAAACGTTTCCTCCTCCCCGAGTAGCTAAGActgctgccatgtcctcctgccTGTGCACGATGGGGTGTTGCCCCAGCACCCTTTGTGTATGATCTCCTGTCCAGGAAACCACTGATGTCTCTGTCACTGTCTCTGGActcattctttactgtcttggATGACCACAGGGCTTGCAGGCCTGCAGGGTGCAGCCCAACAACAGGTGACCTAGAAAGGGTGAGCCAGAAGCACCGGCCAAGGCAGACTTGTCCACTGCAGACTTGTTCTTCCAAGAAGGAACACAGGGCCTTTCATCCCAATTCTGACTGAGTGTCATATTTGAAGCTTCCTGGAGATCAGGCATTACCCAGATGATGCAGGGTATTAAGGACGTGGAAAGGACTTTCACCACTAATCTCTTGGCAGCAGCTGAACAGTGGTCCTACCTTAAGCGAGATAACACGATCAACATATTTTGGTATAGGAACGCTGGTAGCAGTACGCATCAGAAGGGAGATAGAGTCCAAGTGGGATGTACCATTAGAAGACAACTGAAATATTCTGCTTTAAAGATTATGAAGGGGATGCTGAGGGGTCTTGTGGATGATATAGAGGAGAGGCTCTGGTTTTATGCTGGCAGATCAGCCTGTGGCACTTGCTAGGAGCAAATACTcttaggggcttctcaggtggtgttagtggtacagaatccacctgccaacaggaGACAACAGAGTCATGGTTCAGTCGctggcaggaagatcccctggaggagggcatggcagcccactccagtattcttgcctggagaatcctatggacagaggagccttgtgggctacagtccatggggttgcagagtcagacatggctgaagtgacttggcacacacacacacaatcctctTAGGGAGCCTTAGCACGCGGCCTCATTATTACTAGTGCTTGGCCCTCCTGGGGTCTCTGTGGGACTCACAGCTTATTCACCAATGTCTCTATCTCTCTAACTGGGACAGGCCACTGTCTTCCAGCTGAGTGTcttcaaacaacaacaacatagagtGACTCACCCTGGGTCATCTAAGCTAGTCCCAGGTTGGAAAGCTGTCTGGACAACGTATGGGCCTGGTTTGGTGTCTAACATGCTAGCCATGCACAAGGCTTTGGAGATCATTTCAGCTCAATTCCTGTGTTGTAACAGCTGTCTGctctgctaaggcgcttcagtcgtgtccgactctgtgcgaccccatagaccgcagcccaccaggctcccccgtccctgggattctccaggcaagaacactggggtgggttgccatttccttctccaatgcatgaagtgagTAGCAACTGTAAATATGCTATCACATGCATGAAGTGAATCATGAAATATTGGCACATTTCTCAAACTTCATATAAGATACATTTGAGTCCCTAGTGGTTGTCCGTGACTaagcataagtgtgtgtgtgtgtgtgtgtgtgtgtgtgtgtgtgtgtgtgtgtgtgtgagtcgctcagtcctgtctgactccgcAGAAatcgagcccgggtctcctgcattgaaggcaaattctttaccaaatgagccaccGACGTAATTACCCCCATCACAATAAAATTCCAGGGGTGAACGTGTTGATGTTTGTGCTTGCTCCTAGCTGTTGCTCAGTGAGTATTCATTGAACAAATCAAGATGGCCTATAAGCTCTACAGGGACCTGGGTAGCAGCTGCAGGTCTGCGTTTTGTTTACACCTAGGGATCCAGACATAACCGATCTCTGTTGGGTAAAAAATAGAATGCCCTAGTTACGTGGATGGATGGTACTGTTGCTAACTGTTCTGGTTGTTTCAGGTGCTTCTTTCTTCTTCGTGATTCTCTGGAGCCTCGTATCTATCACGGAAGCTCCTGATCTGTGGAACGGTGATCGATCTGGGCTGCTGGCGCTGTGGGGGTCAGAGACCTGCGATCTGGAGAATGTGCTGCTTTGGCCACAGGGAGGCGCTCTGGCTCCGCTGAACCGCCGAGGCTGGCGGGGGGAGGGGCCGAGGCGAGGCCGGGGGGAGGGGCCGAGGCGAGGGCGGGGATGGGGGTgcggtggggaggaagggagcaggGCGTTGGTCTTCAATCGTTGTTATCAtttgtagtctgtggggtcgcacagagtcggacatgactgaagcgacttagcagcagcagcagcaaagacatcGAAGTCATTTTCAAACTGAGATCCGTTTGCCTTGTGCTGTTTTCTTGTGGCAACCTGTTTGCTTTAAGCCCAGCCAAGCCCTGTACCCTCAATACAGgcacaagtgaagtgaaagtcgctcagtcgtgtctggctgtttgcaaccccgtggactatacagtccatggaattctccaggccagaatactggagtggggagcctttcccttctccaggggatcttcccacccagggactgaacccaggtctcccgcattgcaggcagattctttatcagctgagccacaagggcagcccCTTAACAGGCACAAAAAATGGCTTATCTCTTGCATGGTCCTCTCAGCACTCTTCCCAGGGTCTGGCTCCTGGCTGGCATCATGGTATCGTGCCTTTTAATGATGGGCACCGGTCCAGAACAGGACTATGGCCTTTCGGTTTTCCTCCCTCCACACAGCTGGGCAAAGGAGCTCAGGgagtgtgttgttcagttgctcagtcgtgtgggactctctgcaaccccatggactgcagcacgccaggcttccctgtccttcactatctcccggagcttgttccaACTCGTGttccgagtcggtgatgccatcctaccatctcatcctctgttgtccccttctcccaccttcaatctctttccaacgagtcagctcttcgcatcaggtggccaaagtattggagcttagaCACTGAGAGAAATGGTGTTTTGAATGTTGTCCTGCCTGACTGAGCAGGGAAGAAGGAGATGTCTTGAAGGGGATAGAATTTGTCTGAGAGCAGCTCTTGGAAGGGAGCGGGACAGGGAGAGAATCTATATCATGAGGAGAGCAGCTAATAGCAAAAGAGCTCACTGTCAGAGGACTATCCCAGCCCAGTGGATTCAAATCTACCTTCTATCAGAATCTATATAAGGCATGAAAAGGGGAAGAAGAAACATCCCTCGGCACTGGGGAAACTGTCAGCATACTGACGTCACAGACAAAACCACCAACCAAGGCCGAGGAGGCCAGAGCCCACCCacgccccccccacccaccccagagcATCCACCTTGACCCTGATTCCACCATGGGCTTCAGGCAGCTCTGCTGTGTGGCCCTCTGTCTCCTGGGCATAGGTGAGTCTGGAGTTCACACCGGCTGTCCCCTAACCCCAAACCATTTCCCTGTGGCTGCAGCAACGCCTTCCCCTCTGGCCTTTGTCTGAATTCTGTCCTTTTCTCCCAGCTGTCTCTGCTGACCCTGGGATCACTCAGATACCAAAATACCTAGTCATGGGAATGACGGACAAGAAATCTTTGAAATGTGAACAACGTCTGGGACATAATGCTATGTACTGGTATAAACAGAGTGCCCAGAAGCCGCCAGAGCTCATGTTCATCCACAACTACATGAAACTCAGTGGAAATGAGAGTGTTCCAAGCCGCTTCTGGCCTGAATGCCCAGACAGCTCTCAGTGCCTCCTGGACCTGAGCGCCCCGAAACCACAGGACTCCGCCGTCTATCTCTGCGCCAGCAGTAGAGACACAGCCCTGCAGAGTCGATTCCTTCCTGTGCACAAACCTCCAGGGTCCAGACAGGAAGCCGTGGGGGCCATCCAGGTCTTGGATTGGCATTTCCCATCAGACCATAGCCCTGCCTGTGGGGTCACGTGGCATGGCAGTGGAGAGTTTCTTCACAGACATCAACAGTGTATGCCGGGCTTGTCCAAGGAGAAAGACTGTGAAAGACTGAGAAAGACTGTGCCAAGCCATTCAAGTTTAAGCAGTTTCTTAATCTGCTttttgccgggggccagcgtgaggaactccgcccatggcaaagctcatgaggaaggaggcttggcatacgcaaaggcgtgatcaagcctcaggaaaccccctgttccccagcatctaccccaaaaccagtctgttttatgctctcccccataaccgtttctctcggagaaggagtaaacgtgcagctccaaggcaataaaaattcctgggcatgacaagagtgtttcagcttacggactcctctgaaggttatctagcccgcctgtataggttcgtccagccacatgtgattgtttacagcctcccaacctgagaggcacaagatgttttagacttactaaaggcaaattcttttggtgagttagaaattattagtatagtgggttggttaggaattatattggtgaagggtttttcatttgttgtgtcaataattgctgctaattccctgctctgggtgtgacaagggtgtccaggtcaaacctctctgctgacagactagcttgtgtgacaggattatccatgctcctgccactatgcacatgattgtttactacctctcaaccataaacagcacagaaagttttggagtattttgagagtcttaattagcatagggcttttctcattgttgagtcaatgattgccaccaggcctccatatccttaggcacctgggaatatattaatcagtgtatttggaatatagaaaaggaaatgtagtttttgatgttagcaatactagactttttgagttaatggattttctcttttgtaatagatcactgtactttgttataaatcactgtgtccttgctatgtaaaagtgtaactttatcactatcttaagactaaatagatcttaaggggaacattggtgaaaggattttcatttgttgggctgatgtttgctgctaaatctccatattccctacccttataatgaatataactaacatataggagaaataagtattaacctttaagcatataggagaaataagtattaacctttaagattaatcatgttaaccttgggttaaataaattcctttcttgattgtaactcactacaccctcaccctataggaatgtaactttatttggagggtggtgcctggtttaagaaaaaacacccttggaagaaataagttttttggttatcagaaagaaaggatcataaaatgtcagcaggtctcactcatggccagaagatgatgtaatatccctaagacctttttttcatacatttatgtgaagcacctgattttgataaaggtcaggactgctgactcccacgtgactctgtattcatccctatgtgtaacaaaagggatgtgtaacaaaaaataaagaaatcggatcagtttccggaaagactgattcccccatgtcgcttctttcttgctcctgttttctggctgaattcccatctggagcatggatgctattccacgtaatccaagttattcagcctctttttctccactaatcttcctactacactatccatttctaatctctctctatatctgtaattaaatatgtatttttccaaagacgccgactccgtccccccaccttcgaatcaccctggatccaccggggctggaccccggcagcttTTCGCAATCGCTTTGATCCTCTGGGAACCCTTTCATAAGACCCTTGACTGTCTGGCCACAGCAGTCCTACCCATCCTCCTTCTAAAAGGTGCTTTTTCTCTGACTTCCCCTTCTATCCAAGCTAGATCCTGGATCTCAGCCCAGATCCCAGCTCCAGATATGCTCAAACCTTCTTCAAAGCACCTTGTTATCTCTCCAGGGTCTCTGTCCATTCCTGCCCTTGAGGACCATGGACCCCCGATCCTGCTGGGATCGATGTTCTCCAGTTCAGCCTCCTGGCTGCTTGTTCAAGGGCTCAGCCCCTCACTGGCCTCTCTTCCACTCCAGCCTTAACCCTCAGGCttgattccttttttcttctttctcttcagatCTTTACACCCTGCCATA
It includes:
- the LOC128046315 gene encoding T cell receptor beta chain MC.7.G5-like, producing MGFRQLCCVALCLLGIAVSADPGITQIPKYLVMGMTDKKSLKCEQRLGHNAMYWYKQSAQKPPELMFIHNYMKLSGNESVPSRFWPECPDSSQCLLDLSAPKPQDSAVYLCASSRDTALQSRFLPVHKPPGSRQEAVGAIQLGDLAMFLCASSLPTALQRCFLALSQTPQCLYALLKAAVRGVGEIQSNKNVTTGDGLGKSKHAQGILRPELLALNLMGEDRTDFSEAKT